A DNA window from Helianthus annuus cultivar XRQ/B chromosome 15, HanXRQr2.0-SUNRISE, whole genome shotgun sequence contains the following coding sequences:
- the LOC110942891 gene encoding ubiquitin-fold modifier-conjugating enzyme 1, producing the protein MEGWDPTTKSTLTQIPLLTVKAGPRDGAAWTQRLKEEYKALIAYTSMNKSKDNDWFRISAANPEGTRWTGKCWYVHNLLKYEFDLQFDIPVTYPATAPELELPELDGKTHKMYRGGKICLTVHFKPLWAKNSPRFGIAHALCLGLAPWLAAEIPILVDSGMIKHKDDAVSTSES; encoded by the exons ATGGAGGGCTGGGATCCAACCACCAAGTCAACCCTAACCCAAATCCCTCTCTTAACCGTCAAAGCCGGCCCTCGCGACGGCGCCGCCTGGACGCAGCGCCTCAAGGAGGAGTACAAAGCGCTGATCGCCTACACTTCAATGAACAAATCCAAAGACAACGACTGGTTCCGCATCTCCGCCGCCAATCCGGAAGGTACACGGTGGACTGGAAAGTGCTGGTATGTGCATAATCTGCTCAAGTATGAGTTTGATCTCCAGTTTGATATTCCGGTGACGTATCCGGCTACTGCTCCGGAACTTGAGCTGCCGGAGCTTGATGGAAAGACTCATAAG ATGTACAGAGGAGGGAAGATTTGCTTGACGGTGCATTTCAAGCCACTTTGGGCCAAAAACTC CCCTAGGTTTGGTATAGCACATGCTCTTTGTTTGGGCCTTGCACCATGGCTCGCAGCAGAAATACCAATTCTTGTGGATTCTGGCATGATCAAGCATAAAGACGACGCAGTCTCAACCAGTGAATCATAG
- the LOC110942898 gene encoding auxin-responsive protein IAA9 has protein sequence MSPPLLVDEEEKGQSKVNLLTCSPSIDGVCDLRERNYMGLSDCSSVGSSALSPSLEDGNLTLNLKATELRLGLPGSRSPERDQDLCLLKSPKLDEKPLFPLFSPKSVVSRSKRGFSDTVDSFAEGTLRSNPEPLSIQESSCVANNANKSQTNAANNINTSRTPKAQVVGWPPIRSSFRKNSTAMIASKKGNDVERKAGDRALFVKVSMDGAPYLRKVDLSAYSVYQELSSALEKMFSCFTIGQYGSYGNEKLSETKLKDLLHGSEYVLTYEDKDGDWMLVGDVPWEMFISTCKRLRIMKSCDAIGLAPRAVDLSSNGS, from the exons ATGTCTCCACCACTTCTTGTTGATGAAGAGGAAAAAGGTCAAAGCAAAGTCAACTTGTTGACTTGTTCACCATCCATAGATGGTGTGTGTGATCTCCGAGAGCGAAACTACATGGGATTATCCGATTGTTCTTCGGTGGGGAGCTCTGCATTGTCACCATCTTTAGAGGATGGGAATTTAACTTTGAATTTGAAAGCTACTGAACTTCGACTTGGGCTTCCCGGATCAAGATCACCCGAGAGAGACCAGGACCTTTGCTTACTTAAGTCGCCAAAACTCGATGAGAAACCGCTGTTTCCATTGTTTTCCCCTAAATCTGTTGTTTCCCGAAGCAAAAGAGGGTTTTCTGATACCGTAGATTCTTTCGCCGAG GGAACACTTCGGTCAAACCCCGAGCCTCTTTCAATTCAAGAAAGCTCGTGTGTTGCTAACAACGCCAATAAAAGCCAAACAAATGCTGCAAATAACATCAACACTTCTCGTACCCCCAA GGCACAGGTTGTGGGTTGGCCCCCTATAAGATCGTCATTTAGGAAGAACTCCACGGCTATGATCGCTTCAAAGAAAGGGAATGACGTAGAGCGAAAAGCAGGGGATCGGGCCCTTTTCGTGAAGGTGAGCATGGACGGTGCACCTTATCTTAGGAAAGTTGACTTGAGCGCGTATTCTGTATATCAAGAACTGTCTTCTGCACTCGAGAAGATGTTCAGCTGTTTCACAATAG GTCAATATGGATCTTATGGCAACGAGAAGCTGAGCGAGACGAAGCTGAAGGACTTATTGCACGGATCGGAATATGTTCTTACGTACGAGGACAAAGATGGTGACTGGATGCTTGTCGGGGACGTTCCTTGGGA GATGTTTATCAGTACTTGTAAACGCCTCCGAATCATGAAGAGTTGTGATGCCATTGGTCTAG CTCCAAGGGCTGTGGACCTTAGCAGTAATGGGAGCTAG